One window of the Runella slithyformis DSM 19594 genome contains the following:
- a CDS encoding glycoside hydrolase family 3 N-terminal domain-containing protein yields the protein MKNVLRNTSLLGCTLVCLLGVTSFKEDTPAGTFAFAESKWVDSVFNSLTLEQKIGQFFMLATHSDRSESYYRHFDVLIKNRQVGGLIFFKGGPGRQASLINRYQALSKVPLMIGIDGEWGLGMRLDSIEDFPKQMTLGAIQDNRYIYKMGVEIARQCKRLGVNVNFAPVADINSNPRNPVIGLRSFGEDRDNVTNKAAAYMKGLQHQHIIATAKHFPGHGDTGSDSHYTLPVLSHSGDRLDETDLYPFRKLIADSLTGIITGHLYVPVLDNTPLLASSLSEKIVTDLLKNKMGFQGLVFTDAMNMQGVMRGRTAVEANIKALMAGNDILLYPEQVAESIKRIKTEVEKGRISKDIIDEKARKILRAKYWMGLSNARPVTMKHLSSDLQKADVRALSRELCEQAVTLVRNENQLLPIRALDTCSFASIAIGGGGINLFQQTLSRYAPFKHMMYADKPTTNEEVESLLAQVGDANVIMVSLHETRRNFNRPFVITPATVELIARLQQRAKVIVSLFASPYALKQLPATSAVICAYENMADLEITAAQQIFGALPFKGKLPVSIEDTYAIGTGHETPALHRMMLGLPEQVGMSSLLLNRMDTLIQNSINARIFPGCQVVVARSGRVVYQKNYGTLSYDTPTQKVQNESLYDVASVTKVAATLQAVMYLQEQNVLDLKQKAAHYLPELVGTNKSQITLENLLLHRSGMVAFYPKLWERTKTGGGGLMTEYYSSIRDSVYSMQIAPKLFAKPVLKDSVWNWIIQSPLSTKRDPGGHFAYVYSDLGILMLQKIVERVSNQPLDEFLQQNFYEPLGMMQTGFKSLERFPETQIAPTENDFSYRNQLLRGTVHDQMAAVYGGVAGHAGLFSTAYDLAILMQMNLQKGLYGDRRYFQDETVPLFAKLYDTAHHRGLGWDKAPIKGESNYVAPSASTSSFGHSGFTGTMVWADPKYDLVFVFLSNRVHPNAENNELNRQKIRRRVHEYIYQAITDTGK from the coding sequence ATGAAAAATGTATTGCGTAACACCTCCCTTTTGGGGTGTACTTTGGTGTGTCTTTTGGGTGTGACAAGTTTTAAAGAGGACACTCCTGCGGGAACGTTTGCCTTTGCCGAAAGTAAATGGGTCGACAGCGTTTTTAATTCGCTCACACTTGAACAGAAAATCGGGCAGTTTTTTATGTTAGCCACGCATTCTGACCGGAGTGAGTCATATTATCGTCATTTTGACGTGTTGATTAAAAACCGGCAGGTAGGAGGGCTTATTTTTTTCAAAGGCGGGCCCGGTCGTCAGGCAAGCCTTATCAATCGGTATCAGGCCCTGTCAAAAGTACCGCTCATGATCGGAATTGACGGAGAATGGGGGCTGGGAATGCGGCTCGACAGCATCGAAGATTTTCCCAAACAGATGACCTTGGGTGCCATTCAGGACAACCGATATATTTATAAAATGGGTGTAGAAATAGCCCGTCAATGTAAACGCTTAGGGGTAAACGTGAATTTTGCACCTGTAGCCGATATCAACAGCAATCCGCGCAATCCTGTGATCGGACTGCGTTCGTTTGGCGAAGATCGCGATAATGTCACCAACAAAGCGGCCGCTTACATGAAGGGTCTTCAGCATCAGCACATCATTGCTACTGCCAAGCATTTTCCCGGCCACGGCGATACCGGCTCCGATTCTCATTATACATTGCCCGTACTCTCCCACTCCGGCGATCGTCTGGACGAAACCGATCTGTATCCTTTCCGAAAGCTCATTGCCGACAGCCTGACGGGCATTATTACGGGCCATTTATACGTACCTGTTCTCGACAATACGCCTTTGTTGGCGTCTTCCCTTTCCGAAAAAATAGTAACGGATCTGCTTAAAAATAAGATGGGCTTTCAGGGATTGGTTTTTACTGACGCCATGAACATGCAGGGTGTGATGCGCGGAAGAACCGCCGTTGAGGCCAATATTAAAGCATTAATGGCCGGCAATGACATCCTGCTGTATCCGGAGCAAGTGGCGGAATCCATCAAACGCATCAAAACAGAGGTCGAAAAAGGGCGTATTTCCAAAGATATCATTGACGAAAAAGCCAGAAAGATACTGCGTGCCAAATACTGGATGGGATTAAGTAATGCCCGTCCTGTAACCATGAAACATCTCAGCAGCGATCTTCAAAAAGCAGACGTTCGGGCGCTCTCGCGCGAATTGTGTGAACAGGCCGTTACGCTCGTTCGCAACGAAAACCAACTTCTCCCCATCAGGGCTTTAGATACCTGCTCCTTTGCTTCTATTGCCATCGGCGGCGGCGGGATCAATCTTTTTCAGCAGACATTGAGCCGCTATGCGCCCTTCAAACACATGATGTATGCCGATAAGCCAACCACCAACGAAGAAGTGGAAAGTCTTTTGGCGCAGGTAGGGGATGCCAACGTCATCATGGTCAGTTTGCACGAAACCCGGCGAAACTTTAACCGGCCTTTTGTCATAACCCCCGCTACCGTTGAGCTGATTGCCCGGTTGCAGCAGCGTGCCAAAGTCATCGTCAGTTTGTTTGCCAGCCCCTACGCGCTCAAACAGCTTCCCGCCACCTCAGCGGTCATTTGTGCCTATGAAAATATGGCCGACCTGGAAATAACGGCCGCCCAACAGATCTTCGGCGCTTTGCCTTTTAAAGGTAAACTTCCAGTATCCATCGAAGATACGTACGCTATCGGAACCGGGCACGAAACACCCGCCCTTCATCGCATGATGCTTGGCCTGCCCGAGCAAGTGGGAATGAGCTCTCTGCTGCTCAACCGCATGGACACGCTGATTCAAAACTCCATCAATGCCCGTATCTTTCCGGGGTGTCAGGTAGTGGTAGCGCGAAGTGGGCGCGTTGTTTACCAAAAAAATTACGGAACCCTCAGTTACGACACCCCTACCCAGAAAGTACAGAACGAATCACTTTACGATGTAGCTTCGGTCACGAAGGTAGCGGCCACACTCCAAGCCGTCATGTACCTGCAGGAACAAAATGTGCTTGATCTCAAACAAAAAGCGGCACACTATTTGCCTGAATTAGTGGGGACCAACAAATCTCAGATCACTTTGGAAAATCTGCTGCTGCATCGCTCGGGCATGGTGGCGTTCTATCCAAAGCTCTGGGAACGTACCAAAACGGGCGGCGGCGGGCTGATGACCGAGTACTACAGTTCTATTCGTGACAGTGTTTATTCCATGCAAATAGCTCCAAAGTTGTTTGCGAAGCCTGTATTAAAGGATTCGGTTTGGAATTGGATCATTCAGTCACCGCTGAGTACCAAACGCGACCCGGGCGGGCATTTTGCGTACGTGTACAGCGATTTGGGCATATTGATGTTACAAAAAATCGTTGAACGCGTGAGCAATCAGCCGCTGGATGAATTTTTACAGCAGAATTTTTACGAACCTTTGGGAATGATGCAAACGGGTTTTAAATCATTGGAACGCTTTCCGGAAACGCAGATTGCCCCTACGGAAAATGATTTCTCATACCGAAATCAGCTCCTTCGCGGCACGGTTCATGACCAGATGGCAGCGGTCTACGGCGGTGTGGCAGGTCATGCAGGGTTGTTCAGCACTGCGTATGATCTGGCCATTCTGATGCAAATGAATTTACAAAAAGGATTGTACGGCGACCGGCGTTATTTTCAGGACGAAACGGTGCCGTTGTTTGCCAAACTGTACGATACGGCCCACCATCGCGGTCTGGGCTGGGACAAAGCTCCTATCAAAGGCGAAAGCAATTACGTGGCTCCTTCGGCCTCAACCTCGTCGTTCGGGCATTCGGGTTTTACAGGCACCATGGTGTGGGCCGACCCAAAATACGACCTCGTTTTTGTGTTTCTTTCCAACCGAGTGCATCCCAATGCCGAAAACAACGAACTCAACCGGCAGAAGATTCGGCGCAGGGTTCACGAATATATTTATCAGGCCATTACCGATACCGGAAAATAA
- a CDS encoding thioredoxin family protein, with the protein MQRFLSALVIAMVMLSGIAATTPKATKAPAAAGIQFVELPWAKALEKAKKEKKLIFFDAYTSWCGPCKMLQKNVFTRSDVGEYFNANFINVKKDMEEGEGPKLATMYPIEGYPSLFFINGNGKVVTMHLGALDGPELIKFAKMVASKK; encoded by the coding sequence ATGCAACGCTTTCTCTCTGCTTTAGTAATAGCTATGGTCATGCTATCCGGCATAGCCGCCACTACTCCAAAGGCCACAAAAGCTCCTGCTGCGGCCGGTATTCAGTTTGTTGAACTGCCTTGGGCGAAAGCCCTCGAAAAAGCCAAAAAAGAGAAAAAACTGATCTTTTTTGATGCCTACACCAGCTGGTGCGGCCCGTGCAAAATGCTCCAGAAAAATGTCTTCACGCGCAGCGATGTCGGGGAGTATTTCAATGCTAACTTTATCAATGTCAAAAAAGACATGGAAGAAGGCGAAGGCCCAAAACTGGCAACGATGTACCCCATTGAAGGGTATCCTTCGCTGTTTTTTATCAACGGCAACGGTAAAGTAGTCACTATGCACTTGGGAGCATTGGATGGACCTGAGCTCATTAAGTTTGCTAAAATGGTGGCGAGCAAAAAATAA
- a CDS encoding Ig-like domain-containing protein, with amino-acid sequence MLKQLLIFSYATLLFCGLAFSGVAQISNVIVNNASNVPTSDFCTGASIRVSFTSALTAFTVQLSDATGSFASPTNIGTGTSSPVSATLPNITGTRFKIRVASGMITTESIQMIQISSPPPAPTVPSVTVNYCLGATATQLSAAGTNLKWYTVASGGAGNTTAPTPITTAVGTQLFYVSQTVNGCEGNRTLITVNVVETPAPTVTQSTINYCQGDVASALSANGSNLRWYTVASGGIANTAAPTPNTASAGTQLFYVSQTLNNCESNRTLITVNINQRAIAAPTTTTGISYCQGAFATPLSAAATGSNTVRWYAGDNSTLLGGAPTPTTNVNTTTTTDYYVTQATAAGCEFAPRTKVTVTVNYTAPPQISGGLPIPACQNVIAAPLSDFVSATSGNSLLWYGTLSSGGSGSGTATVPNTSGVGQITYFVTQRNAGTGCESSPRTGVIVQTNAVPNAPSVTSPVNICLNSAASPLAATASGGASLQWWGVNSSGGSSSATAPTPPTNTAGSTIYYVSQKNGICESSRAPITVIVNAVPAQPSVPSTALLYCKDATAAPLSATPVGSNTLRWYLGNSFVGTTAPTPATNVVSTTITNYNVSQISASPANCESPRVQITTTVYVSPAPGTSAIAYCQNAPAVALTATTATGATVNWYTVASGGIPNGTAPTPSTATVGSVSFYVSQTLFAATGFSGCESPRTTLTVTTNPLPTIPAVINPAPYCQTYPAAPLTATGTSLKWYTVAIGGTSSTTVPTPSTANADTLKYFVSQTNNFNCEGPRAQITVTINPTPAKPGVTPIQYCQNAAAIPLSATVNGANTLKWYGTNAIGGTSNSAAPTPSTSNPGETSFYVSQTNSFACESPRSQLIVTVRPTPGSPAAATPVFYCNTAIPQPLSANGENLRWYNEPIGGTGSSTAPSPSTGNVGTTSFYVTQSNQFNCESPRTEIKVTIKPLPPLPNVPRTEYLLCQFDQAVQLDAQLAGTGQSLVWILPNTNETGAAPVISTESGFVGTYAVLQVFDGCRGPRTQISVNVRTTPPPTVSTIPLVSCQNSPPQPLEATGTNLKWYNTNKTGGNPQTTPNIPPTQTPGTYLFYVTQTGTNTCESPRAEITVVIQPLPSATLTGGGNITQGQPTNLTIAFTGQGPWTYTLSNGLTLTTSQNPVTIQAYPLETTVYNVTKITNNCGEGTPAGSASVQVKIATIDVGNPSVTTICASQSFTIPYFSSDFFPSSTQFRVQISKSTDDAGFQTIPTEGNNSPLRATLPNAASGGTYFVRVVGLASVAGNSFTIRGKLSPVQINVRELPTATFSGPARIYENESAKLAIAFTGETPWRITYRDSLATKDTTFTTSATPYEFTVRPGKSNRYSVVSISNGCGNGPATSKFFLIVDPVLGVEPALGSEWLKVYPVPVQARCTIEIDGTGGKTVSFTVTDGLGRIILRQQTSSNKDEMDLSKLAPGMYFLNAEREGQIARRKILKVQ; translated from the coding sequence ATGTTAAAACAACTACTTATTTTCAGCTACGCAACTTTACTGTTTTGTGGGTTGGCTTTTTCCGGCGTAGCGCAGATTTCGAACGTAATCGTCAATAATGCATCAAACGTACCAACCTCTGATTTTTGCACCGGAGCAAGCATCAGAGTATCGTTTACCAGCGCACTTACTGCGTTTACGGTACAGCTGTCAGACGCAACGGGAAGTTTTGCTTCTCCAACCAACATAGGCACCGGTACAAGCAGCCCCGTTTCAGCCACCCTTCCCAACATTACAGGTACTCGATTTAAGATTAGAGTAGCATCAGGGATGATTACGACTGAAAGCATCCAAATGATACAAATAAGCTCCCCCCCCCCTGCCCCTACCGTTCCATCCGTTACGGTCAATTATTGCCTGGGGGCAACCGCCACGCAGTTAAGTGCTGCCGGTACCAATTTGAAATGGTATACCGTTGCTTCGGGAGGGGCAGGCAATACAACGGCTCCGACCCCCATTACCACCGCTGTCGGAACACAACTTTTTTATGTGAGCCAAACCGTGAATGGATGTGAAGGCAACAGGACGCTGATCACGGTCAACGTCGTCGAAACACCCGCACCTACGGTTACACAGTCTACCATCAATTATTGTCAGGGAGACGTTGCCTCGGCACTGTCCGCCAATGGAAGCAATTTAAGATGGTACACCGTTGCTTCAGGAGGGATAGCTAATACAGCGGCACCCACCCCAAACACCGCTTCTGCAGGAACCCAGCTCTTTTATGTTAGCCAAACCCTCAACAATTGTGAAAGTAACCGTACGCTGATCACCGTCAATATCAACCAACGGGCAATCGCTGCACCCACCACCACTACCGGCATAAGCTATTGTCAGGGAGCCTTCGCCACGCCATTAAGTGCTGCTGCTACCGGCAGTAATACCGTACGTTGGTATGCAGGCGATAATTCAACCTTGCTTGGAGGTGCCCCCACTCCCACTACTAACGTAAATACTACAACCACCACTGACTATTATGTAACCCAAGCCACTGCCGCAGGCTGTGAATTTGCTCCGCGAACAAAGGTCACGGTTACCGTAAATTACACCGCTCCTCCTCAGATTTCGGGCGGTCTTCCGATCCCTGCCTGCCAAAATGTTATCGCAGCTCCTTTATCAGACTTTGTAAGCGCTACCTCCGGAAATTCATTGCTGTGGTATGGTACTTTATCCTCCGGCGGTTCCGGCTCAGGTACAGCCACCGTACCCAATACATCGGGGGTTGGCCAAATAACGTATTTTGTTACCCAAAGAAACGCCGGAACAGGATGTGAAAGCAGTCCGCGTACGGGAGTGATTGTTCAGACCAATGCCGTTCCCAATGCCCCATCGGTTACTTCTCCGGTCAATATATGTCTTAACTCGGCCGCAAGTCCGCTTGCTGCTACGGCTTCGGGAGGGGCAAGCTTGCAATGGTGGGGGGTAAATTCTTCCGGAGGCTCATCAAGCGCCACTGCTCCAACCCCCCCTACAAACACTGCGGGAAGCACTATTTATTACGTAAGTCAAAAAAACGGCATTTGTGAAAGCTCAAGGGCTCCCATTACGGTTATTGTCAACGCCGTACCGGCCCAACCTTCTGTACCTTCTACTGCACTGCTTTATTGTAAGGATGCAACTGCGGCACCGCTTTCGGCAACGCCCGTCGGCAGCAATACTTTACGTTGGTACCTTGGTAACTCATTTGTAGGCACAACGGCCCCAACGCCGGCGACCAATGTAGTAAGTACGACCATTACAAACTATAATGTTTCACAGATTTCTGCCTCACCGGCCAATTGTGAGAGCCCCAGGGTTCAGATCACTACCACCGTTTACGTATCTCCGGCACCCGGCACGTCGGCCATTGCTTACTGTCAAAATGCACCGGCGGTGGCTTTAACGGCTACGACCGCTACGGGAGCTACGGTCAATTGGTATACGGTAGCTTCCGGCGGAATACCTAACGGAACTGCACCAACACCATCTACCGCGACGGTGGGCTCAGTTAGTTTTTACGTTTCCCAAACCCTCTTTGCCGCCACGGGTTTTTCGGGGTGCGAGAGCCCCCGCACTACCCTTACCGTTACCACCAACCCCTTACCTACGATTCCGGCAGTCATTAATCCGGCCCCGTATTGTCAAACCTATCCCGCAGCCCCGTTAACGGCTACGGGAACTTCCCTGAAATGGTACACTGTTGCAATAGGCGGTACAAGTTCCACAACGGTTCCCACGCCAAGTACAGCCAATGCGGATACCCTCAAATATTTCGTAAGCCAAACCAATAATTTCAACTGCGAAGGGCCCAGAGCACAAATTACGGTCACCATCAATCCTACACCTGCCAAGCCCGGCGTAACTCCGATCCAATACTGTCAAAATGCCGCAGCCATCCCTTTAAGCGCCACTGTCAATGGCGCAAATACACTCAAATGGTATGGCACCAATGCCATCGGAGGCACATCCAACTCTGCTGCACCTACGCCATCCACTTCAAATCCAGGCGAAACCAGTTTCTATGTTTCACAGACCAACAGTTTTGCGTGCGAAAGTCCGCGCAGTCAATTAATTGTTACCGTCAGACCTACACCCGGCAGTCCCGCAGCCGCTACACCGGTCTTTTATTGCAATACAGCCATTCCGCAGCCCTTATCGGCCAATGGAGAGAACTTGAGATGGTATAATGAACCCATCGGCGGCACGGGCTCAAGCACTGCTCCCAGCCCTTCAACAGGCAATGTGGGCACCACCAGCTTTTACGTAACTCAAAGCAATCAATTCAACTGCGAAAGCCCCCGTACGGAGATAAAAGTAACTATCAAGCCTTTGCCACCCCTCCCCAATGTTCCCAGAACGGAATACTTACTGTGTCAGTTTGATCAGGCCGTTCAACTGGATGCACAATTGGCAGGGACCGGACAAAGTTTAGTGTGGATATTGCCCAATACCAACGAAACCGGTGCCGCACCGGTCATCTCCACCGAGTCAGGCTTTGTTGGAACCTATGCAGTATTGCAGGTGTTTGATGGCTGTCGAGGGCCGCGTACCCAAATCAGCGTCAATGTACGTACCACCCCCCCTCCTACGGTAAGTACGATTCCGTTGGTAAGCTGTCAAAACTCCCCTCCTCAACCTTTGGAAGCAACCGGTACCAATCTGAAATGGTACAATACCAATAAAACGGGAGGCAATCCGCAGACCACTCCCAATATTCCTCCGACCCAAACTCCCGGAACTTACCTGTTTTATGTAACACAAACCGGCACAAACACTTGTGAAAGCCCGCGTGCCGAGATTACCGTGGTGATTCAGCCCCTTCCAAGTGCAACACTGACGGGCGGCGGAAACATTACACAGGGCCAACCCACTAATTTGACAATTGCCTTTACCGGACAGGGGCCGTGGACGTACACACTCTCCAACGGATTGACTTTGACAACCTCCCAAAACCCGGTTACCATTCAGGCCTATCCGCTGGAAACGACGGTATATAATGTAACCAAAATAACCAATAACTGCGGAGAGGGGACACCTGCGGGAAGCGCTTCGGTACAGGTCAAAATCGCCACCATTGATGTGGGAAATCCAAGTGTCACCACCATTTGTGCGAGCCAATCGTTTACGATTCCTTATTTCTCGTCCGACTTTTTCCCTTCCAGCACTCAATTCCGGGTACAGATCTCAAAATCAACGGATGATGCCGGATTCCAAACCATTCCGACAGAAGGAAACAACAGCCCCCTCAGGGCTACATTGCCGAATGCTGCCTCCGGCGGTACTTATTTTGTGCGAGTAGTTGGACTGGCTTCGGTCGCCGGAAACAGCTTTACGATCAGAGGTAAATTAAGTCCCGTCCAAATCAACGTTCGGGAATTGCCCACTGCTACCTTTTCAGGGCCTGCCAGAATCTATGAAAATGAGAGCGCAAAGCTGGCCATTGCCTTTACCGGCGAAACTCCCTGGAGAATTACCTACCGCGATAGCCTGGCCACCAAAGATACGACCTTTACTACCTCTGCCACCCCGTATGAATTTACGGTAAGACCCGGAAAGTCTAATAGATACAGTGTGGTCTCGATCAGCAACGGATGCGGTAACGGCCCCGCTACGTCTAAGTTCTTTCTGATCGTAGACCCCGTTCTGGGCGTAGAGCCCGCTCTCGGCAGCGAATGGCTTAAAGTATATCCCGTACCGGTACAGGCACGCTGTACCATTGAGATCGATGGCACAGGGGGCAAAACCGTTTCCTTTACGGTTACGGATGGCTTGGGCCGAATTATTCTCCGCCAACAGACCTCGTCCAACAAAGATGAGATGGATCTGAGCAAACTGGCACCGGGAATGTATTTCCTGAATGCCGAGCGGGAAGGCCAGATCGCAAGACGAAAAATTTTAAAAGTACAGTAG
- a CDS encoding family 16 glycoside hydrolase, protein MKIRIAFQTGCLLLAAGLIFSLKAQNRGMTQLTTDGNGPFQLSGDWKTAGSAVMHPDKAAFLKTTPSTDKNASLIVGKTGAKATAALGLGDVVLKMDFMLAPGSNAALTLPGGYTIRLNDSWRNARMDVSVSGSTGTLAPLQNAAKAPGLWQSITVQFKRAGQNTAAQLERVTLNDVVIQENTFLSTPPTPETALSLEVVAGTAAFRNVFYQLLNNTRPVALRNLSYTLYKAGNDKPKELLAENILKKDTTSILTREWGMGNNSYYLLYDGQLDVAQEADYTFQLAYMSNAALEIDGKTVLPYQWNDFLQNYVPVTVHLTKGLHPFRLHHHKFTWRRPGLGMFVATQGVRQYPLHVTSSLPEPTPIPTIEVTPNGKAELVRSFIQRKGENRKRTHCLSVGTPDDIHYTLDLNRGSLLQFWKGEFANVTDMWYERGEPQLLYPMGSAITTGGQTDIAVLNDLNAAWPDSSANLTFKGYRLNPAGIPTVTYRAGDSDITDEIIPENGGLTRTVNGSLPNVYVRLVTGKSISPVEKGLYEIDGQRYYVRIDSKSKPLVRTVNGQQELLLPLSGQLHYSLIW, encoded by the coding sequence ATGAAAATACGTATTGCTTTCCAAACCGGCTGCCTGCTTTTGGCAGCCGGTTTGATTTTTTCGCTCAAGGCCCAAAACCGGGGCATGACCCAACTCACCACCGACGGAAACGGCCCCTTTCAGCTGTCGGGAGATTGGAAAACGGCGGGCTCAGCGGTCATGCATCCCGACAAGGCCGCTTTTCTGAAAACCACTCCTTCTACCGACAAAAATGCAAGTCTGATCGTAGGTAAAACGGGAGCCAAAGCAACCGCCGCACTTGGGCTGGGCGATGTGGTATTAAAAATGGATTTCATGCTTGCGCCCGGCAGCAACGCCGCGCTGACGCTTCCCGGAGGCTATACCATCCGCCTCAACGACAGTTGGAGAAACGCCCGAATGGACGTAAGCGTAAGCGGAAGTACCGGCACATTGGCTCCCCTTCAAAATGCCGCCAAAGCCCCCGGCCTCTGGCAGAGTATTACGGTACAATTCAAACGAGCCGGTCAAAACACCGCAGCGCAACTTGAAAGAGTGACCCTGAATGACGTTGTGATTCAGGAAAACACCTTTCTCAGTACACCGCCTACTCCCGAAACCGCCCTTTCGTTGGAAGTTGTCGCGGGGACTGCCGCCTTCCGGAACGTATTTTATCAACTCCTCAATAACACGCGGCCCGTAGCGTTACGCAATCTTTCGTATACATTATACAAAGCCGGAAATGATAAGCCCAAAGAACTTTTGGCTGAAAACATTCTTAAAAAGGACACCACCTCTATTCTGACCCGCGAGTGGGGAATGGGAAACAACAGCTATTATTTACTCTATGACGGTCAACTTGACGTAGCGCAGGAAGCCGATTATACTTTCCAACTCGCCTACATGTCCAATGCCGCTCTGGAAATCGACGGTAAGACAGTCTTACCGTACCAATGGAATGATTTTCTCCAAAACTACGTGCCTGTCACGGTACATTTAACGAAGGGTCTGCACCCATTCCGTTTGCACCACCACAAGTTTACGTGGCGTCGGCCGGGGTTGGGTATGTTTGTTGCTACGCAGGGAGTACGTCAGTATCCGTTGCATGTTACGTCGTCGTTGCCTGAGCCTACGCCTATTCCCACTATTGAAGTGACGCCCAACGGAAAAGCGGAATTGGTACGGTCGTTCATTCAGCGGAAAGGCGAAAACCGCAAGCGTACGCATTGCCTATCCGTCGGTACACCCGATGATATTCATTATACTTTAGACCTCAACCGGGGTTCTTTGCTGCAATTCTGGAAAGGAGAGTTTGCCAACGTTACGGATATGTGGTACGAACGCGGTGAACCCCAACTCCTGTACCCCATGGGTTCTGCCATTACTACCGGCGGGCAGACAGACATTGCGGTGTTGAACGATCTCAACGCGGCTTGGCCGGATTCTTCCGCCAACCTGACCTTTAAAGGATATCGCCTCAATCCCGCCGGCATCCCGACCGTTACGTATCGGGCCGGTGACAGTGATATTACTGATGAGATAATTCCTGAAAACGGTGGATTAACCCGCACGGTAAACGGAAGTCTGCCTAATGTGTATGTTCGATTAGTAACGGGCAAAAGTATTTCTCCGGTGGAAAAAGGACTGTATGAAATAGACGGACAACGCTACTATGTACGCATTGATTCCAAAAGCAAACCGTTGGTCAGAACGGTTAACGGTCAGCAGGAATTACTGTTGCCTCTCAGCGGCCAATTGCATTATTCCCTGATTTGGTAA